One segment of Candidatus Peregrinibacteria bacterium DNA contains the following:
- a CDS encoding thioredoxin domain-containing protein — protein sequence MAKRKKMKIDPWMMSTVALLVLVLGFVGGNFFSSFTGDGTPDVDFVLGERSGGVNGSEGYGEADAPVVIKEFSDFQCPYCQRFFANTLPSIEEAYIKTGKVRIEYKDFPLGSHQNAKPAAIAARCAGAQGNYWGMHDVLFLNHEAWASSLDPKSVFKAMAKALKLNEKKFAVCLESTEFNALIDADQAEGARAGMTGTPGFLINGEKIVGAMPFATFQAIIDPMLNPQAEEDTVQ from the coding sequence TGCTTTGCTGGTGCTTGTGCTTGGATTTGTAGGAGGTAATTTTTTCAGTTCATTTACTGGTGATGGGACGCCTGATGTGGATTTTGTACTTGGAGAGAGGAGTGGTGGAGTAAATGGTAGTGAAGGATATGGTGAAGCGGACGCCCCGGTTGTGATCAAAGAATTTAGTGATTTTCAATGTCCTTACTGTCAGAGATTTTTTGCTAATACTTTGCCATCTATAGAGGAGGCATACATCAAGACCGGTAAAGTACGAATTGAATATAAAGATTTTCCACTTGGTTCTCATCAAAATGCTAAACCTGCCGCTATTGCCGCTCGTTGTGCCGGAGCACAGGGGAATTACTGGGGTATGCATGATGTGCTTTTTCTAAATCATGAGGCTTGGGCTTCATCCTTGGATCCGAAATCTGTATTTAAAGCTATGGCAAAGGCGCTTAAATTAAATGAAAAGAAATTCGCTGTTTGTCTTGAAAGTACTGAGTTCAATGCATTGATAGACGCAGACCAAGCTGAAGGAGCTAGGGCCGGTATGACCGGTACGCCAGGTTTCCTTATCAATGGTGAAAAAATAGTTGGGGCTATGCCATTTGCTACATTCCAAGCGATTATTGATCCAATGCTAAATCCGCAGGCGGAAGAAGATACTGTTCAGTAA